Proteins encoded within one genomic window of Flavobacterium sp. NG2:
- a CDS encoding IS1182 family transposase: MQHITGIPRNQMVFSSFEDTILPNNPVRFVDAFVEALDMESLGFTVQTLKVEGRPSFDTKIFLKIYLYGYLNGLRSSRKLEKECVRNIELQWLLCGLMPNYHSISDFRKQNPSGLRKLFKLFVSFLKDTDLIAGEIIAIDGTKSRAHNSKKANFSQKKIERHLAYIEEKTQEYLAQLDQNDSQDNGISIANIQDKIERLKQNKIGYELLEEKLKASGEPQISTTDEDARALLVQGVVVEVSYNIQAAVDSKHNLVVATHTINRNDLNALGAIAVEAKENLGVKTFTALVDKGYHNGREITQCKNHNITTIVAHPTPGRAKDSVTQPDYLVAQFQYNKLDDTYTCPQGETLKTTGRWHKKSGRTEQSGYLFKKYRTPACKDCPVKHLCTSRAGGREIDRSEYADAVEENNQRYQENPQLYRTRQEINEHIFGTIKRQWGYNHTNLTGLEKVNGEHSLIMLVYNIKRTINILGVPDLIDKIKNWKSPYKAKTLFLLKTTYLKLNTASNFYQLKFTA, translated from the coding sequence ATGCAACATATCACAGGAATTCCTCGTAACCAAATGGTGTTTTCTAGTTTCGAAGACACTATTTTACCCAATAATCCCGTTCGTTTTGTAGATGCTTTTGTGGAGGCATTAGATATGGAATCTTTGGGTTTTACTGTTCAGACTCTGAAAGTCGAGGGTCGCCCCAGCTTTGATACTAAAATCTTCCTTAAAATCTATTTATATGGCTATTTGAACGGGCTTAGAAGTTCACGAAAACTCGAAAAAGAATGTGTAAGAAACATCGAATTGCAATGGCTTTTGTGTGGTCTTATGCCGAATTACCACAGTATTTCGGATTTTAGAAAACAGAATCCATCAGGATTGCGAAAACTCTTCAAACTCTTTGTTTCCTTTCTTAAAGATACCGATTTAATAGCAGGCGAAATCATCGCTATTGATGGCACAAAAAGCAGAGCACACAATAGCAAGAAAGCTAATTTTAGCCAAAAGAAAATAGAACGACATTTGGCTTATATCGAAGAAAAAACACAAGAATATTTAGCGCAATTAGACCAAAACGACTCGCAAGATAATGGGATTTCAATTGCTAACATTCAAGATAAAATAGAACGATTAAAGCAGAATAAAATAGGCTATGAGCTACTAGAAGAAAAACTAAAAGCTAGTGGAGAGCCTCAGATAAGTACCACCGATGAAGATGCTCGAGCCTTATTGGTTCAAGGCGTAGTGGTAGAAGTAAGCTACAACATACAAGCGGCGGTAGATAGCAAACACAACTTGGTTGTTGCCACTCATACTATCAATCGGAATGATCTCAACGCTTTGGGAGCTATTGCTGTTGAAGCAAAAGAAAATTTGGGAGTAAAAACCTTTACCGCTTTGGTTGACAAAGGCTATCATAATGGTAGAGAAATCACTCAATGTAAAAACCACAATATCACCACCATTGTCGCACATCCTACCCCAGGAAGAGCTAAAGATAGTGTTACCCAACCAGACTATTTAGTGGCTCAATTTCAGTACAATAAATTAGATGACACGTATACCTGTCCCCAAGGAGAAACCTTAAAAACAACAGGAAGATGGCATAAAAAAAGTGGTCGAACAGAACAAAGTGGTTACCTATTTAAGAAATACCGAACACCAGCCTGCAAGGATTGTCCCGTAAAACACCTTTGTACCAGTAGAGCGGGAGGACGGGAAATAGACCGAAGCGAATATGCCGATGCCGTAGAAGAAAACAACCAGCGTTATCAAGAAAACCCACAACTGTACCGAACTAGGCAGGAGATTAACGAGCATATCTTCGGGACTATTAAGAGACAATGGGGGTATAACCACACCAATTTAACGGGACTGGAAAAAGTAAATGGCGAACATAGTCTAATTATGCTTGTCTATAACATCAAACGCACGATAAATATTCTTGGCGTTCCCGATTTGATTGATAAAATCAAGAACTGGAAGTCACCTTACAAGGCAAAAACCTTGTTTTTACTAAAAACGACTTATTTAAAGTTAAATACAGCCTCCAATTTTTATCAACTGAAATTTACAGCCTAA
- the asnS gene encoding asparagine--tRNA ligase, which produces MKHTKVKDLLASTTTLQEVNAKGWVRTFRNNQFIALNDGSTINNIQCVVDFENTPDEILKRITTGAAVSVTGTLVPSKGAGQSFEIQVSKLDILGDSDPEKFPMQPKKHSLEFLRENAHLRVRTNAFGAIMRVRSVLSFAVHSYFQEKGFVYVTTPIITGADAEGAGEMFQVTSLPIDNLPKNEEGEIDYKKDFFGKHTNLTVSGQLEGETFAMALGQIYTFGPTFRAENSNTSRHLAEFWMIEPEVAFNDLDANMDLAEDFIQYVIKYAMDKCPEDLKFLESRLLDEEKSKPQAERSEMTLLEKLNFVLENNFKRVSYTEAIDILRDSTPNKKKKFNYIINEWGADLQSEHERYLVEKHFKCPVILFDYPANIKAFYMRLNDNTEPGKETVRAMDILFPGIGEIVGGSQREERLDVLVEKMKAIGIDEKELSWYLDTRRFGSAVHSGFGLGFERLVLFVTGMTNIRDVIPFPRTPGNAEF; this is translated from the coding sequence ATGAAGCATACAAAAGTTAAAGACTTGCTTGCCAGTACTACGACGCTGCAGGAAGTGAATGCAAAAGGATGGGTAAGAACTTTTAGAAACAATCAATTTATAGCTTTGAATGATGGTTCGACCATCAACAACATACAATGTGTGGTGGATTTTGAAAATACACCAGACGAAATATTAAAAAGAATAACGACGGGTGCTGCGGTTTCGGTTACGGGAACCTTGGTGCCGAGTAAAGGAGCTGGACAAAGTTTTGAGATTCAGGTAAGCAAACTTGACATCTTAGGGGATTCAGACCCAGAGAAATTTCCAATGCAACCAAAAAAACATTCGCTGGAATTTTTGCGTGAAAATGCGCATTTGAGAGTGCGTACGAATGCTTTTGGGGCGATTATGCGGGTGCGTTCGGTTTTGTCGTTTGCGGTACATAGTTACTTTCAGGAAAAAGGATTTGTATATGTGACTACGCCTATCATCACGGGAGCAGATGCCGAGGGTGCTGGAGAAATGTTTCAGGTAACCTCATTGCCCATAGACAATTTGCCGAAAAATGAAGAAGGTGAGATTGATTACAAAAAAGATTTTTTTGGTAAACACACTAACCTAACCGTTTCAGGACAGCTAGAAGGCGAGACTTTTGCGATGGCATTGGGACAGATTTATACTTTTGGCCCAACGTTTAGAGCTGAGAATTCGAATACTTCTCGTCATTTGGCGGAATTCTGGATGATTGAGCCCGAGGTGGCTTTCAACGATTTGGATGCCAATATGGACTTGGCGGAAGATTTTATTCAGTACGTGATTAAATACGCGATGGACAAATGTCCAGAGGATTTAAAGTTCTTAGAATCCCGTTTGTTGGACGAAGAAAAATCGAAACCACAGGCGGAAAGAAGCGAAATGACGCTGTTAGAGAAATTGAATTTTGTTTTGGAAAACAATTTCAAACGCGTATCTTACACAGAGGCGATCGATATTTTGAGGGATTCGACACCTAATAAAAAGAAAAAATTTAATTACATCATCAATGAATGGGGTGCCGATTTACAATCAGAGCACGAACGTTATTTGGTGGAAAAACATTTTAAATGCCCAGTAATCTTGTTTGATTACCCAGCGAATATCAAAGCGTTTTACATGCGCTTGAACGACAATACAGAGCCAGGAAAAGAAACCGTTCGCGCTATGGATATTCTTTTTCCTGGCATTGGAGAAATCGTAGGAGGTTCACAAAGAGAAGAACGTTTGGATGTATTGGTCGAAAAAATGAAAGCCATTGGTATCGACGAAAAAGAATTATCATGGTACTTAGACACCAGACGTTTTGGTAGTGCGGTGCACTCTGGTTTTGGTCTTGGTTTCGAGCGATTGGTGTTGTTTGTAACGGGTATGACGAATATCCGTGACGTGATTCCTTTCCCGAGAACGCCTGGGAATGCAGAATTCTAA
- the rpoN gene encoding RNA polymerase factor sigma-54, whose protein sequence is MLKQFLNLKLSQKLSPQQIQLMKLIQLPTQAFEQRLLEEMNENPALESGNDEDEIYENDEFENDDYDDYDDESDRIEADDINIDEYLSDDDIPDYKTQANNYSDDDDDRESPIVASVSFHQDLINQLNTFILDDNEREIAEFLVGSIDDMGYIRRSIPDIVDDMAFTQGIYTDEEMVEKMLYVIHELEPSGVGARDLQECLLLQLKHKTPTEYVDLAIDIIENQFDAFTKKHYDKLIQKYNVSNEQLKKAVHEIERLNPKPGGSFTGNNKVTENVVPDFAIRIVDGELELTLNGRNAPSLHVSKDYQDMLRTYKDSRDKSNDQKDAVQFIKQKLDSAKWFIDAIRQRQETLFVTMNAIMHYQEEYFLDGDETKLKPMILKDIADLVGLDISTISRVANSKYVETPYGTKLIKEFFSEAMKNDQGEDVSTLEIKKILQNIIEEEDKKKPYPDDQLAELLKEKGYPIARRTIAKYREQLDIPVARMRKKI, encoded by the coding sequence ATGCTAAAGCAATTCTTAAATTTAAAATTATCACAGAAATTATCTCCACAGCAAATCCAGCTGATGAAGTTAATTCAATTGCCTACGCAAGCTTTCGAGCAACGTTTGTTAGAAGAAATGAATGAAAATCCCGCTTTGGAATCGGGAAATGATGAGGATGAAATCTATGAGAATGATGAATTTGAAAACGATGACTACGACGATTATGATGATGAATCAGATAGAATAGAAGCAGACGACATCAACATCGATGAGTATTTGAGTGACGATGATATACCTGATTATAAAACGCAGGCCAATAATTATAGCGATGACGATGATGATCGGGAGTCTCCTATTGTGGCTTCTGTAAGTTTTCATCAAGATTTAATCAATCAGCTTAATACCTTTATTCTAGACGATAACGAACGTGAGATTGCGGAATTCTTGGTGGGAAGCATTGATGATATGGGGTATATTCGCAGAAGTATTCCAGACATTGTAGACGATATGGCTTTTACCCAAGGTATTTATACCGACGAAGAAATGGTTGAAAAAATGCTCTATGTGATACACGAACTCGAACCATCAGGTGTGGGGGCTCGTGACTTACAAGAATGTTTGTTGTTGCAGCTGAAACATAAAACCCCAACGGAATATGTAGATTTAGCGATTGATATTATCGAAAATCAGTTTGATGCTTTTACCAAAAAACATTACGATAAACTGATTCAGAAATACAATGTGTCCAACGAACAGCTTAAAAAAGCTGTTCATGAAATCGAACGTTTGAATCCTAAACCAGGTGGTTCATTTACGGGAAATAATAAGGTGACTGAAAATGTGGTACCTGATTTTGCTATCCGAATTGTCGATGGTGAATTGGAATTAACGCTTAACGGCAGAAATGCACCTTCCCTTCATGTGTCCAAAGATTACCAAGACATGTTGCGTACTTATAAAGATTCTCGTGACAAATCGAATGACCAAAAAGATGCGGTGCAGTTTATCAAACAAAAATTAGATTCGGCCAAATGGTTTATTGATGCGATTAGACAGCGTCAAGAAACCTTGTTTGTGACGATGAATGCGATTATGCATTACCAAGAAGAGTATTTCTTAGATGGAGATGAAACCAAATTAAAACCGATGATTTTGAAAGATATCGCGGATTTAGTAGGATTGGACATCTCGACTATTTCCCGTGTGGCCAATAGTAAATATGTGGAAACACCTTATGGAACGAAGTTGATTAAGGAATTTTTCTCTGAAGCGATGAAAAACGACCAAGGAGAAGATGTTTCGACTTTAGAAATCAAAAAAATATTGCAAAATATCATCGAAGAAGAAGACAAGAAAAAACCCTATCCAGATGATCAACTAGCCGAATTACTCAAAGAAAAAGGCTATCCAATCGCTCGAAGAACCATTGCTAAATACAGAGAACAACTCGATATTCCTGTGGCGAGAATGAGAAAAAAGATTTAA
- a CDS encoding thymidine kinase — protein MFLENTVNHKEQFGWIEVISGSMFSGKTEELIRRLKRAQFAKQKVEIFKPSIDTRYHEHMVISHDANEFRSTPVPAAANIAILAQGCDVIGIDEAQFFDDEIVTVCNDLANQGIRVIVAGLDMDFKGNPFGPMPALMATAEYVTKVHAVCTRTGNLAHYSFRKNDNDNLVMLGETEEYEPLSRAAYYHAVREVLSPALSKGEGDKTK, from the coding sequence ATGTTTCTCGAAAATACAGTAAATCATAAAGAACAATTTGGGTGGATTGAAGTGATTAGTGGTTCCATGTTTTCGGGCAAAACAGAAGAATTAATCCGAAGGCTCAAAAGAGCACAATTTGCCAAACAAAAAGTCGAAATTTTTAAACCTTCAATCGATACGCGTTACCACGAACATATGGTGATTTCTCATGATGCCAATGAATTTCGTTCTACGCCGGTTCCTGCAGCCGCAAATATTGCCATATTAGCTCAAGGTTGCGATGTAATTGGTATTGATGAAGCACAATTTTTTGATGACGAAATAGTAACAGTCTGCAATGATTTGGCCAATCAAGGAATTCGTGTGATTGTAGCTGGATTGGACATGGATTTTAAAGGAAATCCTTTTGGCCCCATGCCTGCACTAATGGCAACTGCCGAATATGTGACCAAAGTTCACGCCGTTTGCACCCGAACTGGAAATCTAGCACACTATAGTTTTAGAAAAAACGATAACGACAATCTTGTTATGCTAGGCGAAACCGAAGAATACGAGCCACTGAGTAGGGCCGCTTATTATCATGCAGTGCGGGAAGTCCTCTCCCCGGCCCTCTCCAAAGGAGAGGGAGACAAAACGAAATAG
- the rsmI gene encoding 16S rRNA (cytidine(1402)-2'-O)-methyltransferase: protein MSKLYIVPTPIGNLEDMTFRAIRILKEADLILAEDTRTSGKLLKHFEISTHMHSHHMHNEHKTTENIIARLKAGETIALISDAGTPAISDPGFLLTRACIENGIAVECLPGATAFVPALVNSGLPNDKFVFEGFLPEKKGRQTRYLELAEETRTMILYVSPHKLVKTLAEFITYFGEERPICVSRELSKLHEENVRGTAREVLTHFEKTAPRGEIVVVIGGKPIIKEPKKSKFQKDE, encoded by the coding sequence ATGTCAAAATTATATATCGTTCCTACGCCCATTGGCAATCTTGAAGACATGACTTTTAGAGCCATCCGAATTCTAAAAGAAGCCGACTTGATTCTAGCCGAAGATACGCGTACGAGCGGAAAACTCTTGAAACATTTTGAGATTAGTACCCATATGCATAGTCACCATATGCATAACGAACACAAAACCACCGAAAACATTATTGCCCGATTAAAAGCGGGTGAAACCATCGCTTTGATTTCGGATGCAGGAACACCAGCTATTTCCGACCCTGGTTTTTTACTCACGCGTGCTTGTATTGAAAACGGCATCGCGGTGGAATGTTTACCGGGTGCAACGGCCTTTGTGCCTGCCTTGGTCAACAGTGGTTTGCCTAATGATAAGTTTGTTTTTGAAGGTTTTTTACCTGAAAAAAAAGGGCGCCAAACTCGATACTTAGAACTTGCCGAAGAAACGAGAACCATGATTCTCTATGTGTCACCACATAAATTGGTTAAAACCTTGGCAGAATTTATTACCTATTTTGGTGAAGAACGTCCTATCTGTGTGTCGAGAGAATTATCTAAACTACATGAAGAAAATGTGCGAGGAACGGCTCGTGAAGTGCTAACACATTTTGAAAAAACAGCACCACGTGGCGAAATTGTTGTCGTTATTGGTGGCAAGCCCATTATAAAAGAACCGAAAAAAAGTAAATTCCAAAAAGACGAATAA
- a CDS encoding HopJ type III effector protein, which yields MTLAAFRAKLQETPSEIAFAETMAVIEENYNFTPTAFKNGDTYNAAGTNSGSCKLFAFAQMQQLTKEETLACFGSYYFEEVLGDPEGDSHQNIRNFMKYGWDGIEFEGIALDFK from the coding sequence ATGACCTTAGCAGCTTTCAGAGCTAAATTACAAGAAACGCCAAGCGAAATTGCTTTCGCTGAAACGATGGCAGTAATTGAAGAAAATTACAATTTTACGCCAACCGCTTTCAAAAACGGAGATACTTATAATGCAGCAGGAACTAATTCAGGTTCTTGTAAATTATTTGCTTTCGCCCAAATGCAACAGCTGACAAAAGAAGAAACATTAGCTTGTTTTGGGAGCTATTATTTTGAAGAAGTTTTGGGTGATCCAGAAGGAGACAGCCACCAAAATATCCGCAATTTTATGAAATACGGCTGGGACGGAATTGAATTTGAAGGGATTGCTTTAGATTTTAAATAA
- the recJ gene encoding single-stranded-DNA-specific exonuclease RecJ produces MRWTLKPKPSEDKIKHLAQALNVEDFVATLLVQRGIETFEEAKAFFRPSLEHLHDPYLMKDMDKAVLRIENAIQNNENILVFGDYDVDGTTAVSLVSAYLKSHYSNVATYIPDRYLEGYGVSFKGIDYAEDNGFSLIIALDCGIKSIEHVAYAKEKNIDFIICDHHRPGDTLPEAVAILDPKRSDCHYPYDELCGCGVGFKLIQALGQNRDETIEDLIPYLDLVATAIAADIVPMTGENRVLAHFGLKVINENPRPGIKALVHQVKKQTLDITDVVFIVAPRINAAGRIKHGNHAVELLTEFDFEQAQQFASEIEQYNSDRKGLDQQITKEALSQIIEQNEEERFSTVVFKEDWHKGVIGIVASRLIENYYRPTLVFTKSGDKYAASARSVKGFDVYNALEACSEHLEQFGGHMYAAGMTLKAENYNQFKNAFEKQVQETILPEQRIPEIEIDAEIDFNQITPKLIRILKQFEPFGPQNMTPVFLSKNVKDTGYGKTMGQQDEHIRLFVKQNNSEGLAAIGFGLGNKMPMVTDQKPFELAYCIDENEWNGKITTQLRLKDIRA; encoded by the coding sequence ATGCGTTGGACTTTAAAACCAAAACCTTCCGAAGATAAAATAAAACATTTGGCACAAGCCTTAAATGTGGAAGATTTTGTAGCCACTTTATTAGTGCAACGCGGGATTGAAACCTTTGAAGAAGCCAAAGCCTTTTTTCGTCCATCACTCGAGCATTTGCATGATCCGTACTTGATGAAGGATATGGACAAAGCGGTGCTACGAATAGAAAATGCTATTCAGAATAACGAAAATATCTTGGTTTTTGGGGATTATGATGTCGATGGTACAACGGCCGTTTCCTTAGTTTCGGCTTATTTAAAATCGCATTATTCCAATGTTGCCACTTATATTCCAGACCGTTATTTGGAGGGGTATGGCGTTTCATTCAAAGGAATTGATTATGCAGAGGACAATGGTTTTTCATTAATTATTGCGCTGGATTGTGGTATCAAATCGATTGAACATGTGGCATACGCCAAAGAAAAAAACATCGATTTTATTATTTGCGATCACCACCGCCCTGGCGATACTTTGCCAGAAGCAGTGGCTATTCTAGACCCAAAAAGAAGCGATTGCCATTATCCTTATGACGAATTGTGTGGTTGTGGTGTCGGTTTCAAACTAATCCAAGCTTTAGGTCAGAATAGAGACGAAACGATAGAGGATTTGATTCCGTATTTAGATTTGGTGGCTACCGCCATTGCGGCTGATATTGTTCCAATGACAGGAGAGAATAGAGTTTTGGCTCATTTTGGGCTAAAGGTTATCAATGAGAATCCTCGTCCCGGAATTAAAGCTTTGGTACACCAAGTAAAAAAACAAACCCTCGATATTACAGATGTTGTTTTTATAGTAGCACCCCGAATTAACGCAGCTGGTCGTATCAAACATGGGAATCATGCGGTCGAATTGTTAACGGAATTCGACTTTGAGCAAGCCCAACAATTTGCATCCGAAATTGAGCAATACAACTCTGATCGTAAAGGATTAGACCAACAAATCACTAAAGAAGCCTTAAGCCAAATCATCGAACAAAACGAAGAAGAAAGGTTCTCAACGGTTGTTTTCAAAGAAGATTGGCATAAAGGGGTTATCGGGATTGTGGCCTCTCGATTGATTGAGAATTATTACCGACCAACTTTGGTTTTTACTAAAAGTGGCGATAAATATGCCGCTTCGGCACGTTCTGTAAAAGGTTTTGATGTTTATAACGCACTCGAAGCTTGTTCGGAACATTTAGAGCAATTTGGAGGACATATGTATGCCGCAGGAATGACTTTGAAAGCTGAGAATTACAATCAATTCAAAAACGCCTTTGAGAAACAAGTACAAGAAACCATCCTTCCAGAGCAACGGATTCCAGAAATCGAAATCGATGCTGAAATCGACTTTAACCAAATTACACCCAAATTGATTCGGATTTTAAAACAATTTGAACCTTTTGGTCCACAAAATATGACTCCTGTTTTCTTGAGCAAGAACGTCAAGGATACTGGCTATGGCAAAACCATGGGGCAACAAGATGAACACATCAGGCTTTTTGTAAAGCAAAACAATAGTGAAGGCCTAGCTGCCATCGGATTTGGTTTAGGAAATAAAATGCCTATGGTTACAGACCAAAAACCATTTGAACTAGCCTATTGTATAGACGAAAACGAATGGAACGGAAAAATAACAACACAATTACGATTAAAAGATATTAGAGCATGA
- a CDS encoding MFS transporter, which produces MSFEKIKKDPYEALRYKEFNTFLLVRFAMVFAWSMQFIVIEWQVYSITKDPLSLGLIGLMEVIPAVALALFAGHIVDQKEKKGMLLKCILAFSVVSFGLFLLTWPAVIADFETQTVLYGIYFMVFLGGLVRAFLGPTIFSLLSLIVPKKAYSNAATWSSSVWQVGSVVGPAAAGFSIHLIGVHWSMCSVFICSVIALLGLTQIERKPILNPKIGEPVMQSLSEGIKFVFNNKTVLGAITLDMVAVLFGGAVALLPVFAQDILKVGPEGFGFLRAAPAVGAFLTMLVTAYVPLNTNAGIKLLAAIFGFGVSIIVFGLSTIFWVSLLALFLSGVFDGISVVIRQTILFLKTPDHMRGRVSAVNSMFVGSSNELGAFESGLTARLMGTVTAVVFGGSMTLLVVILTGTLSPTFRNLDLNKDIEDEE; this is translated from the coding sequence ATGAGTTTTGAAAAAATAAAAAAAGACCCTTACGAAGCCTTACGATACAAGGAATTCAACACCTTTTTATTAGTGCGCTTCGCGATGGTATTTGCTTGGTCCATGCAATTTATCGTAATCGAATGGCAGGTGTATAGTATTACCAAAGATCCTCTTTCATTAGGATTAATTGGGTTAATGGAAGTTATTCCTGCGGTTGCCTTAGCCTTATTTGCGGGGCATATTGTAGATCAAAAAGAAAAAAAAGGCATGCTCTTAAAATGTATTCTCGCCTTTTCAGTGGTTAGTTTTGGCTTGTTTTTATTGACTTGGCCAGCGGTAATTGCTGATTTTGAAACGCAAACCGTTCTTTACGGAATTTATTTTATGGTCTTTTTAGGCGGTTTGGTTCGTGCTTTTTTAGGGCCAACAATATTCTCTCTTTTATCGTTAATTGTTCCCAAAAAAGCCTATTCGAATGCCGCTACTTGGAGTAGTTCGGTTTGGCAAGTTGGTTCTGTGGTAGGGCCTGCTGCTGCTGGTTTTTCTATTCATTTAATTGGGGTACACTGGTCGATGTGTTCTGTTTTTATCTGTTCAGTTATTGCCTTGTTAGGTTTAACCCAGATAGAGAGAAAACCTATTTTGAATCCAAAAATTGGCGAACCGGTTATGCAGAGTTTGTCTGAGGGAATCAAATTTGTGTTTAATAACAAAACCGTTTTAGGAGCGATTACCTTAGATATGGTGGCTGTACTTTTTGGTGGAGCAGTGGCTTTATTGCCCGTATTTGCCCAAGATATTCTTAAAGTTGGGCCTGAGGGATTTGGTTTCCTTAGAGCCGCACCCGCAGTAGGTGCTTTTCTGACCATGTTAGTTACTGCTTATGTTCCATTAAACACCAATGCAGGGATTAAATTGCTAGCTGCTATCTTTGGTTTTGGTGTCTCAATAATTGTATTTGGACTTTCTACTATTTTTTGGGTGTCACTATTAGCCTTGTTTTTAAGTGGTGTATTCGATGGAATATCTGTAGTGATTCGTCAAACCATTTTATTTCTAAAAACGCCTGACCATATGCGTGGTCGAGTATCGGCAGTAAACTCGATGTTTGTGGGTTCTTCTAATGAATTAGGAGCCTTTGAAAGTGGTTTAACAGCGCGATTAATGGGAACCGTTACCGCTGTAGTTTTTGGAGGAAGTATGACTTTACT